Proteins co-encoded in one Streptococcus parauberis NCFD 2020 genomic window:
- a CDS encoding 2-methylaconitate cis-trans isomerase PrpF family protein, whose product MLREIPVSIYRGGTSKGLFINESLLPENLEERNLILLKLMGSPDTRQINGLGGAVSTTSKVAIISKEEKEDWDVNYTFAQVSVDKPVVSYSGNCGNISSAVGIYAIENDLVSISTPITKVRVYNTNTKKVINEYIPTPNGKLTYEGDFEISGVPGKGLKIELEFLDPSGAFSGNILPTGNVKDHITLEDGQTVTVSIVDAANPLVYLKSDEIKLIGTETPEEIDSDPVLLAKLEEIRGKAAVLMGIIDDYKISATVTPGVPKMTIISEAQDYHSTEGHEILASDYDLSVRMMSMQKAHKSIALTGALCTGAAYQIKGTLVHELLEETSRSGQVLEIGHSSGMITVSIKTKTENKNTTIESVSSYRTARKLMVGTAYIEEA is encoded by the coding sequence ATGTTAAGAGAAATACCTGTAAGTATTTATAGAGGTGGAACCAGTAAAGGTCTGTTTATCAATGAATCCCTTCTTCCTGAAAACTTGGAAGAGCGGAATCTGATTTTATTAAAATTGATGGGTAGTCCAGATACTAGACAAATAAATGGACTAGGTGGCGCTGTGTCTACTACAAGCAAAGTGGCAATTATTTCAAAAGAAGAAAAAGAAGATTGGGACGTCAATTATACTTTTGCTCAAGTTTCTGTTGATAAACCTGTGGTTTCCTATTCAGGAAACTGCGGGAATATCTCTTCAGCAGTTGGTATTTATGCCATTGAAAATGATTTGGTATCCATTTCTACTCCAATAACTAAAGTAAGAGTGTATAATACAAATACGAAAAAAGTGATAAATGAGTACATTCCGACACCAAATGGCAAACTGACTTACGAAGGAGATTTTGAGATTTCTGGGGTACCAGGTAAGGGATTAAAAATTGAATTAGAGTTTTTAGATCCATCAGGTGCTTTTTCAGGTAACATATTACCAACTGGTAACGTAAAAGATCACATCACATTGGAAGATGGACAAACTGTGACAGTATCAATCGTTGATGCAGCTAATCCATTAGTATATTTGAAATCTGATGAAATAAAATTGATTGGAACAGAGACGCCTGAAGAAATTGATAGTGATCCTGTTTTATTAGCTAAACTTGAAGAAATTCGTGGTAAAGCTGCAGTATTAATGGGGATTATAGATGATTATAAAATCAGTGCCACTGTCACACCCGGTGTTCCCAAAATGACAATTATTTCAGAAGCCCAAGATTATCATTCTACCGAAGGCCATGAAATTTTGGCATCAGATTATGATTTAAGTGTAAGAATGATGAGTATGCAAAAAGCACACAAGTCTATTGCTCTAACAGGAGCTTTATGTACTGGTGCGGCTTATCAAATTAAAGGGACACTTGTACACGAATTACTTGAAGAAACAAGTAGGAGTGGACAAGTTTTGGAAATTGGTCATAGCAGTGGCATGATTACTGTTTCAATCAAAACAAAAACAGAAAATAAAAATACAACTATAGAA
- a CDS encoding MmgE/PrpD family protein, producing the protein MENLTVVEQMGLWVAGKSFEDLSKEEIEALKGRVLDAVGCAIGALDSTTIKSIQTMTHDLTNDGSVTMIGGGKTTPDNAALFNGAAIRYLDYNDSYLAKGETCHPSDNISAVLAATEHNKGNGKDFLLGLAIAYQIQCRLSDEAPVRKHGFDHTVQEAYGAAAGAAKALGLDAKQIANAIAISGTSYNSLRVTRTGELSNWKGLAAPNTARGAMSSALLAKYDITGPREVFEGNKGFYETIAGKFDIDWEREGLDRVLGTIIKRYNAEIHSQSSIEGLIEFKNEKNIPAEDIKEIRLDTFDVAFHIIGGGEEGDKKQIRLKEEADHSLPYMLSAAYLDGQVLPAQYEQDRILKDDIQNLLQKVTVKENPEFSQRFPKEMAIKLEIETNDGQVYVVNKDDYQGFTSRPASWDVLLEKYNLLTTNIDAELASNIAKTIENIENIEITELTDLLAKI; encoded by the coding sequence GAAGCATTAAAAGGACGTGTGCTTGATGCCGTAGGCTGTGCTATTGGTGCTCTAGATAGTACAACTATTAAAAGTATTCAAACAATGACTCATGATTTAACTAATGATGGATCTGTTACAATGATTGGTGGAGGGAAAACTACACCGGACAATGCGGCACTCTTTAACGGAGCAGCAATTCGCTATTTAGATTATAATGATTCTTACCTAGCTAAAGGTGAAACGTGTCACCCATCAGATAATATATCGGCTGTATTGGCAGCTACAGAACATAACAAAGGAAATGGTAAAGATTTCCTATTAGGCCTAGCTATTGCTTACCAAATTCAATGTCGACTTTCTGATGAAGCTCCAGTTCGTAAACATGGCTTTGACCATACCGTACAAGAGGCTTATGGAGCAGCAGCGGGCGCAGCAAAAGCTCTTGGACTTGATGCGAAACAAATTGCTAATGCCATTGCTATTTCAGGAACAAGTTACAACTCACTCCGTGTAACTCGTACAGGTGAATTATCAAACTGGAAAGGCTTAGCAGCACCTAATACAGCACGTGGAGCAATGTCTTCAGCATTGCTTGCTAAATATGATATTACAGGTCCTCGTGAGGTTTTTGAAGGAAATAAAGGATTCTATGAGACAATTGCTGGTAAGTTTGATATTGATTGGGAACGTGAAGGATTAGATCGTGTCCTTGGCACAATTATCAAACGTTATAATGCGGAAATCCATTCGCAATCTTCAATTGAAGGACTCATTGAATTTAAAAATGAGAAAAATATTCCAGCGGAAGATATTAAAGAGATTCGCTTAGATACATTTGATGTAGCTTTCCATATTATTGGTGGTGGTGAAGAGGGAGATAAAAAACAAATTCGTCTGAAAGAAGAAGCAGACCATTCCCTACCATATATGCTATCTGCAGCGTACCTAGATGGTCAAGTATTACCAGCACAATATGAACAAGACCGTATTCTTAAAGATGATATTCAAAACTTGTTACAAAAAGTTACAGTTAAAGAAAATCCAGAATTTAGTCAACGATTCCCTAAAGAAATGGCAATTAAGCTTGAAATTGAAACTAATGATGGCCAAGTTTATGTAGTGAATAAAGATGATTATCAAGGATTTACTTCTCGACCTGCAAGTTGGGATGTATTACTAGAAAAATATAATTTACTTACAACAAATATTGATGCAGAATTAGCTTCAAATATTGCTAAGACAATTGAAAATATTGAAAATATTGAAATTACAGAATTAACTGATCTACTAGCTAAAATCTAA